From Harpia harpyja isolate bHarHar1 chromosome 19, bHarHar1 primary haplotype, whole genome shotgun sequence, one genomic window encodes:
- the AHCYL1 gene encoding S-adenosylhomocysteine hydrolase-like protein 1 isoform X1 has protein sequence MSVPEPAGGEEVKQAKEVEDAEKYSFMATVTKAPKKQIQFADDMQEFTKFPTKTGRRSLSRSISQSSTDSYSSAASYTDSSDDEVSPREKQQTNSKGSSNFCVKNIKQAEFGRREIEIAEQDMSALISLRKRAQGEKPLAGAKIVGCTHITAQTAVLIETLCALGAQCRWSACNIYSTQNEVAAALAEAGVAVFAWKGESEDDFWWCIDRCVNVDGWQANMILDDGGDLTHWVYKKYPNVFKKIRGIVEESVTGVHRLYQLSKAGKLCVPAMNVNDSVTKQKFDNLYCCRESILDGLKRTTDVMFGGKQVVVCGYGEVGKGCCAALKALGAIVYVTEIDPICALQACMDGFRVVKLSEVIRQVDVVITCTGNKNVVTREHLDRMKNSCIVCNMGHSNTEIDVTSLRTPELTWERVRSQVDHVIWPDGKRVVLLAEGRLLNLSCSTVPTFVLSITATTQALALIELYNAPEGRYKQDVYLLPKKMDEYVASLHLPSFDAHLTELTDDQAKYLGLNKNGPFKPNYYRY, from the exons CAAATCCAATTTGCAGATGACATGCAGGAGTTCACCAAGTTCCCAACAAAGACAGGCCGTCGGTCCCTGTCCCGATCCATCTCACAGTCTTCCACCGACAGCTACAGCTCTG CTGCCTCCTACACGGACAGCTCTGATGATGAGGTGTCCCCCCGTGAGAAACAACAAACCAACTCCAAAGGCAGCAGCAATTTCTGTGTGAAGAACATCAAGCAGGCAGAGTTTGGGCGCCGGGAGATCGAGATTGCTGAACAAG acaTGTCTGCTCTGATTTCACTCAGGAAACGAGCTCAAGGGGAGAAGCCTTTGGCTGGAGCTAAAATCGTGGGCTGTACCCACATTACAGCACAGACTGCG GTGCTGATTGAGACGCTGTGCGCACTGGGAGCGCAGTGCCGCTGGTCTGCCTGTAACATCTATTCCACCCAGAATGAAGTGGCAGCTGCCTTGGCAGAAGCTG GTGTTGCCGTGTTTGCCTGGAAGGGGGAGTCGGAGGATGACTTCTGGTGGTGCATTGACCGCTGTGTTAACGTAGATGGCTGGCAGGCCAACATG ATCTTGGATGACGGTGGGGACCTCACCCATTGGGTTTACAAGAAATACCCCAACGTATTCAAGAAGATCCGAGGGATTGTGGAGGAGAGCGTGACCGGTGTGCACAG GCTGTACCAGCTCTCCAAGGCCGGGAAGCTGTGTGTCCCAGCCATGAATGTGAATGACTCTGTCACGAAACAGAAATTTGATAACCTATATTGCTGCCGGGAATCCATCCTAGACGG CCTGAAGAGGACCACGGATGTGATGTTTGGAGGGAAGCAAGTGGTGGTTTGTGGTTATGGGGAG GTTGGCAAGGGATGCTGTGCCGCTCTGAAAGCCCTGGGAGCGATTGTCTACGTCACGGAGATTGACCCCATCTGCGCTCTCCAAGCTTG CATGGATGGATTTCGGGTGGTGAAGCTGAGCGAAGTAATCCGTCAGGTGGATGTCGTCATCACCTGCACAG gaAACAAGAACGTCGTGACCAGAGAACACCTGGATCGGATGAAGAACAGCTGCATTGTGTGCAACATGGGCCACTCCAACACTGAGATCGATGTG ACCAGCCTCCGGACCCCGGAGCTGACCTGGGAGCGAGTCCGCTCCCAAGTGGACCATGTCATCTGGCCGGATGGGAAGCGGGTGGTGCTGCTGGCCGAG GGCCGTCTTCTCAACCTGAGCTGCTCTACGGTTCCTACCTTTGTTCTCTCCATCACGGCCACCACTCAG GCTCTGGCTCTGATTGAGCTTTACAACGCTCCCGAGGGCCGTTACAAACAGGACGTGTACCTGCTGCCGAAGAAGATGG ACGAGTATGTCGCCAGCTTGCATCTGCCTTCATTTGATGCCCACCTGACAGAACTGACAGATGATCAGGCAAAATACCTGGGACTCAACAAAAACGGGCCTTTCAAACCCAATTACTACAG ATACTGA
- the AHCYL1 gene encoding S-adenosylhomocysteine hydrolase-like protein 1 isoform X2 — protein sequence MQEFTKFPTKTGRRSLSRSISQSSTDSYSSAASYTDSSDDEVSPREKQQTNSKGSSNFCVKNIKQAEFGRREIEIAEQDMSALISLRKRAQGEKPLAGAKIVGCTHITAQTAVLIETLCALGAQCRWSACNIYSTQNEVAAALAEAGVAVFAWKGESEDDFWWCIDRCVNVDGWQANMILDDGGDLTHWVYKKYPNVFKKIRGIVEESVTGVHRLYQLSKAGKLCVPAMNVNDSVTKQKFDNLYCCRESILDGLKRTTDVMFGGKQVVVCGYGEVGKGCCAALKALGAIVYVTEIDPICALQACMDGFRVVKLSEVIRQVDVVITCTGNKNVVTREHLDRMKNSCIVCNMGHSNTEIDVTSLRTPELTWERVRSQVDHVIWPDGKRVVLLAEGRLLNLSCSTVPTFVLSITATTQALALIELYNAPEGRYKQDVYLLPKKMDEYVASLHLPSFDAHLTELTDDQAKYLGLNKNGPFKPNYYRY from the exons ATGCAGGAGTTCACCAAGTTCCCAACAAAGACAGGCCGTCGGTCCCTGTCCCGATCCATCTCACAGTCTTCCACCGACAGCTACAGCTCTG CTGCCTCCTACACGGACAGCTCTGATGATGAGGTGTCCCCCCGTGAGAAACAACAAACCAACTCCAAAGGCAGCAGCAATTTCTGTGTGAAGAACATCAAGCAGGCAGAGTTTGGGCGCCGGGAGATCGAGATTGCTGAACAAG acaTGTCTGCTCTGATTTCACTCAGGAAACGAGCTCAAGGGGAGAAGCCTTTGGCTGGAGCTAAAATCGTGGGCTGTACCCACATTACAGCACAGACTGCG GTGCTGATTGAGACGCTGTGCGCACTGGGAGCGCAGTGCCGCTGGTCTGCCTGTAACATCTATTCCACCCAGAATGAAGTGGCAGCTGCCTTGGCAGAAGCTG GTGTTGCCGTGTTTGCCTGGAAGGGGGAGTCGGAGGATGACTTCTGGTGGTGCATTGACCGCTGTGTTAACGTAGATGGCTGGCAGGCCAACATG ATCTTGGATGACGGTGGGGACCTCACCCATTGGGTTTACAAGAAATACCCCAACGTATTCAAGAAGATCCGAGGGATTGTGGAGGAGAGCGTGACCGGTGTGCACAG GCTGTACCAGCTCTCCAAGGCCGGGAAGCTGTGTGTCCCAGCCATGAATGTGAATGACTCTGTCACGAAACAGAAATTTGATAACCTATATTGCTGCCGGGAATCCATCCTAGACGG CCTGAAGAGGACCACGGATGTGATGTTTGGAGGGAAGCAAGTGGTGGTTTGTGGTTATGGGGAG GTTGGCAAGGGATGCTGTGCCGCTCTGAAAGCCCTGGGAGCGATTGTCTACGTCACGGAGATTGACCCCATCTGCGCTCTCCAAGCTTG CATGGATGGATTTCGGGTGGTGAAGCTGAGCGAAGTAATCCGTCAGGTGGATGTCGTCATCACCTGCACAG gaAACAAGAACGTCGTGACCAGAGAACACCTGGATCGGATGAAGAACAGCTGCATTGTGTGCAACATGGGCCACTCCAACACTGAGATCGATGTG ACCAGCCTCCGGACCCCGGAGCTGACCTGGGAGCGAGTCCGCTCCCAAGTGGACCATGTCATCTGGCCGGATGGGAAGCGGGTGGTGCTGCTGGCCGAG GGCCGTCTTCTCAACCTGAGCTGCTCTACGGTTCCTACCTTTGTTCTCTCCATCACGGCCACCACTCAG GCTCTGGCTCTGATTGAGCTTTACAACGCTCCCGAGGGCCGTTACAAACAGGACGTGTACCTGCTGCCGAAGAAGATGG ACGAGTATGTCGCCAGCTTGCATCTGCCTTCATTTGATGCCCACCTGACAGAACTGACAGATGATCAGGCAAAATACCTGGGACTCAACAAAAACGGGCCTTTCAAACCCAATTACTACAG ATACTGA